In one Thioclava sp. ES.031 genomic region, the following are encoded:
- a CDS encoding ABC transporter substrate-binding protein: MTKHLMLGIAALALSAGLAHAQDLKFAPGSDADKFDWASYDQFKNDTDLSGETLTITGPWTGNDKALFESVLAYFEAATGAKVNYSGSESFEQDIVIAAKAGTPPNIAVFPQPGLASDMAKQGYLTAMPDGTGDWIKNNYAAGKSWEDLSTYKGKDGEMHTYTFPFKADVKSLVWYVPENFKEAGYKVPETMEDLKALTEQIKADGGTPWCIGLGSGAATGWPATDWVEDFMLRTQSPETYDDWVTNKLKFNDPKVVQAIEDYGWFAKTPGFAEGGEQAVATTDFRDSPKGLFDFPPKCYMHKQASFIPTFFPDGTKVGQDVNFFYFPSYASKDLGKPVLGAGTMFGITKDSKAAEAFVKFLETPIASEIWMAQSGFLTPNKNVNPAAFANDVQRHMNSILLDATTFRFDGSDQMPGEIGTDAFWKAMVAYTTGDETAQEAADAVQKRWDSIQK, from the coding sequence ATGACCAAACATCTGATGCTTGGGATCGCGGCGCTCGCGCTGTCGGCGGGGCTCGCTCACGCGCAGGATCTCAAGTTCGCGCCGGGCAGCGATGCCGACAAGTTTGACTGGGCGAGCTATGACCAATTTAAGAACGACACCGATCTGAGCGGCGAAACGCTCACGATCACCGGCCCGTGGACGGGCAACGACAAGGCGCTTTTCGAGAGCGTTCTGGCCTATTTCGAGGCCGCGACCGGCGCCAAGGTGAACTACTCCGGTTCGGAAAGCTTCGAGCAGGATATCGTGATCGCCGCCAAGGCCGGCACGCCGCCGAACATCGCGGTCTTCCCGCAGCCGGGCCTTGCCTCCGACATGGCCAAGCAGGGCTACCTGACGGCGATGCCCGATGGCACGGGTGACTGGATCAAGAACAACTACGCCGCCGGGAAGTCCTGGGAAGACCTGTCCACCTACAAGGGCAAGGACGGCGAGATGCACACCTACACGTTCCCCTTCAAGGCGGATGTGAAATCGCTCGTCTGGTATGTGCCGGAGAACTTCAAGGAAGCGGGCTACAAGGTTCCCGAGACGATGGAGGACCTCAAGGCGCTGACCGAGCAGATCAAGGCCGATGGCGGCACCCCGTGGTGCATCGGTCTGGGCTCCGGGGCTGCGACCGGCTGGCCCGCGACCGACTGGGTCGAGGATTTCATGCTGCGCACGCAGTCGCCCGAGACCTATGACGACTGGGTCACCAACAAGCTGAAGTTCAACGATCCCAAGGTCGTTCAGGCGATCGAGGATTACGGTTGGTTCGCCAAGACCCCCGGCTTCGCCGAAGGCGGCGAGCAGGCGGTGGCCACCACCGACTTCCGCGACAGCCCGAAAGGTCTCTTCGACTTCCCGCCGAAATGCTACATGCACAAGCAGGCGAGCTTCATCCCGACCTTCTTCCCCGACGGGACCAAGGTGGGTCAGGACGTGAACTTCTTCTACTTCCCGTCCTATGCAAGCAAGGATCTCGGCAAGCCGGTCCTCGGTGCGGGCACGATGTTCGGCATCACCAAGGACTCCAAGGCCGCTGAAGCCTTCGTGAAGTTCCTCGAGACGCCGATCGCCTCGGAAATCTGGATGGCGCAATCGGGCTTCCTGACGCCGAACAAGAACGTCAATCCGGCGGCCTTCGCCAATGACGTGCAGCGTCACATGAACTCGATCCTGCTGGACGCGACGACCTTCCGCTTCGACGGGTCGGACCAGATGCCGGGCGAGATCGGCACCGACGCGTTCTGGAAGGCGATGGTCGCCTACACCACCGGTGACGAGACCGCGCAAGAGGCCGCAGACGCGGTCCAGAAGCGCTGGGACAGCATCCAGAAGTAA